AAGATCAATGATCTTGCGGGCAAGTTTTGTGGTGCATATGAAGCTGCACAAAGAGAGAAAAGCAGCGGTCAGAATGAGAATGATGTACTGAAGCTTgctcatgaatttttttttcaacaaccaCCACAAGAAATTCACCCTTGAGCATGCCTGGAAAGAGCTGAGAAATGATCAAAAATGGTGTgatctttcttcttctaaaaCGGAGAGAAGTTCTAAAAAAGAAAGTGTGACGAGGCTGCACAATCATCAACCTCTGAAGCTGATCACGCAACCACTCGTCCCCCGGGTGTTTATGCAGCAAAGGGGATTGGTAAGCAAAACACCAAGACAGAGGGGAAATCGGTTGCTGCGTTTGAGAGCATGTGGACCATGAAGAAGGAGGATATGGCTATGAAAGAGAGGCTGACCAAGATGAAGCTACTTGATAGTTTAATTGCTAAACCGGAACCGCTGGCTGACTATGAAGAAGAACTGAAGAAAAAGCTTATTACTGACTTGTTGTTATAAGCTTACGATGCTCTTAAGCTCACTCTCTTTGAACTCTCTGTTTCTTAAGTTCATTGTCTTTGAACTCTCTGTTCTTAAGTTCTTCTTGTCTAAAAGTAGTTTAAGTTCTAGGCTTTGTACTCTCTGTTTCTCAAGTTGTTGTGTAATTTCGTTTAAGATCAAGTCTTTGTTCCCTCTGACTTTTAAGTTGTTGTTATGGATGAAATAAACGGCTGTGTATGTGTTTACTATGTTAAGTTCAAGTCTTTGAACG
This region of Brassica napus cultivar Da-Ae chromosome C5, Da-Ae, whole genome shotgun sequence genomic DNA includes:
- the LOC111211804 gene encoding uncharacterized protein LOC111211804, with protein sequence MDSYPYNSHNSNFVDLLNSQQEIVFGLGQESGEVSSSQVPLFGEASRGERKERRTWTPTDDVVLISSWLNTSKDPVVGNEQKSGAFWKRITAYYAASPKMAGSEHREPSHCKQRWHKINDLAGKFCGAYEAAQREKSSGQNENDCDEAAQSSTSEADHATTRPPGVYAAKGIGKQNTKTEGKSVAAFESMWTMKKEDMAMKERLTKMKLLDSLIAKPEPLADYEEELKKKLITDLLL